The following is a genomic window from uncultured Fibrobacter sp..
TCCGAAGCAAGGCTTCTGAAGCAACAGCTGGATTAACTCCACTCCGAAGCAAGGCATCTACAGCAACCGCAGGATTTACGCCACTCCGAAGCAAAGGAACGACAAAAGCATCTAAAGGAACAAGCACCTTACGCACATCTACAGCATCTTTCTTTGCTTGTAAAAAAGCGCAAATTTCGTCAGCGTTCATCCCTATCCGCTCCAAAAAATTTACATTTCCTTTTACAAACTCACTCTGAAATAAAACATTTATTGGAACTCCAAGAGCATACATAGCATCTGCAATTTCAATAGGATTAGCAACCATAGCACCCATAGCACCCAATTTTTTTACAGCGCTCAAAACATTATCTAAAGAGCAAGCATAATTATCGACCACAGGTTGCTCTTCACTAACCGCAGGTTGTGGCTGCAAAGATTTTTCATAATCTTCACAAGCATTTTTCAACAATTTTTCGCGAGCCTCTACTGCTTTGTCATTTCCTCTAATCTTCCAATTTTTAAAAGCAGTTTGATGACAACTCCAAATTGCATCGACAAAAGCCTTATAAGAAAGGTTTGATTCATCAGGAATCGCAACTTTTTCGAAATATTTTTTTACGGGTTTCGATACAGAATGGAGACTTGTAAACATATGAGGTATTTTTTCAAAAGCCCAATAAGATTCTTGATCCTGCTTACCATTTGTTTCTTTTACATTTTCTATCATTTTTTTTAAATTCTCTAAAGCCGTTCCATGAGCTCCATTATTCATATACGCAATCGGTTCGGGAATGTACCCATTTTGGGGCCCATCAGTATATCCAGTTCCCCCAGAAGTCAAATTCCAAAAAACCGTTCTCCAATTTTTCTCATATAAATTCAATATTTTGAAAAATTGAGGAAGAGACTCCCATGGTTTATTTGGTCTCCAATTGTAAATTCCCGACAAAACACAAGGGCCTTGACGACAAAAATCAATATAATATTTCCTTTTCTCTTTATCTGTTAGGCTTTTATTTATCTCATCTATAGAAGTGTCATCTCTCGCATCACTATCAATCCAACGATATAGATGAGCTCCAGAATTTTGAGACTCTTCCATAAGCATCGCTCTTGCTTCATAAAACGGGAAAGTGTACGATTGCGCCTCAGGATAATAGCCATCACTAATAGCAGAGCCATGATCAATAGTATTTACAATTATTTTTTCTTCCATCCAATTTGGGTCTATAACAACTTGTTTATCACCCAGTTTTGTAAATTTTTTTTTCATAGCATCCAGTTCTGTGGCAGACATTTTGTTAGGTTCCTTTTGGGGGACACCCTGCTTTGAAGCATCCGATTTTGAAGCACTCGTTTTTCTATCTCCCAATCCAACTAAATCATACATAAAAGGAATTATGGTTATAGAATGATATGGAAGTTTATAAGTCTCTATTTTCGACTTTACATTACGTACATAATTCTGAACTTCGTTTTCTGGCTCTCCAAGTTCTTTGTGGGAAACTTTTTTTTCATCCTTATTATAATGATATCGACAAGCATTTACTCCCATATATACGGAAGCCTGTCCCTTATATTTCCTAATTTCTCTGTTGTACAAATCACCCAACTCCGAAACTCTATCCCCCCCCCCCAAACATTCAAAAGCAATATGAGGCAAAAATTTATTAGCCATCATTCTATTTGGCAACACCTCCTTTGATCCCGTTAAATAAATATGCTTATATTCGGATACACATTGAACTGCATTATTTGAGGAGTTTATACATTTTAAAGAAAATAGTCCATTTTTTCCATTTTCCATTTCTTTGCACTGCACAGCCTTCTCCCCCATGACATCTGCTTCATGCTCCAGCCCTGCATTGTCATTCACCGGCATGCCGTTGATATTTGTAGTTGGCGAAACCCTTCCTGCCATTTGCTGAGCGACGTGCCATGCTTCATGCGGGAGGTGCTTTTCTTGTCCGGGGGCAACATGTATGTCTGTTCCTTGCGTGTATGCGAGCGCTTGCACGGTAGCGGGTTTTGAACTGTTGTAATGCACACGCACGTCGTCCATGGAGAAACCGGAGAGGCTCTCAATACCAGACTTTAAATTGTCCGGCATCCCTGTGTTGTTCGGTCTCGGGGCTTCTTCACGCTGGGCGGCGTTGTTTGCCATATCGGCTTTACGCTGGAGGGCTTCGCTTTGCGAAGATGCGTCAAGAACAGAGGATGCTGTGTTCTTTGATGCTTTTTGTATCGGTTCAATTTTTTTAGAATAATTTTGTTGCATTGTCAAATCCTCTAATAAAATGAACGGGCCCTAAATGGATACATCATGGATGTTGCTTGTTGTTTTGTTATAGCTTCTAGTTCACATATTCTGCCGTGAATCCTTCTTACTTGGTAACATCCTGCTGGCATGTTGTACAAGTCCTCATAGGAGTATGTGTTCCAGTATTTGTTGGGGGTATTAAGAATATGGAACCGGAATCGATGCCCCAGGTTTTGAATTGCGGAGTCGATGTCGCTAGAATGCCTTTCTCGAGTTAATATGATGTTGACTCTTGCGGTAAATAATCTTTGTGGCGAGAAAAACGGATGGTAGAATCGCTCTTGCCTTGCGCGGCCTAATGAATGAAAGGCGACGTCGTTGTTGCTTGGCAAAAAATCATTTTGATCTTGGTATTGTCCTTCGTCTGGGCTTGGGCCGGGGTTCTGCATAATCAAATCGCACCTTGTAATGTTTGTGTTATTGGTGAATCGCTGGTATAGTAACCCAGCGATGACTGTACCCCTGCTGAATCCTGTGATGGTTAAATGTATTTTTCCTAATGCTCTTATTCGCCTGTTGAGCAATAGGGTCGCCGCGTTGACTATGGCATTTATGCTTGGCGAGGCGCTTGATGCTCCGCCCATTGCCGATGCTCCCGAAAATGTGTACTCTTCTGTCGAATTGCCTGCATTGCTGGGGCCGTTACCTTGGTTTCCCCATGTTTGTTGGGGGCTGCCCTCTTTAAAATTGATTTTTATAGTATGTACTGGTTCTGCGGGCTTTAATTGCGTTAACGCCTTTGTCTGAGCGGTGTTGTTTATTAAGTCCGCTTTGCGCTGCAGGCTTACGTTTTGCGAGGAATCGTCAAGAATGGAGGCTGCTTCGGGGGCGGCCTTTTGCTGCGCGGGAGCTTGTTGTTGAGCGTACTGCTGTGCAGGCATTTTTTCCTCGGCGTTTGGGTTTAAGTCTCTTTGGCGGGTTTGCTTTTAGGCGAGTTCTTCTTCCTCTTCGGGGAGGGCTTCGCGCTGGATAGACTTGCCCTGCACGGGTTCTTCCTCATCTTCGAGGGAGATGCGCTGGAGTGCTCCGTCAGCGAGGTCGGCTTTGCGCTGGAGGCTTGCGCCCTGGGCGGAATCGTCCATGATGCTTGCGGCGTTGTTGTTGGCCACTCGCTGGAGGGTGTCGTTTTTTTGCGTGTAAGTAGCGTTCATTTTTTTCTCCTATTTGATGTTCCTTTTGGGTAAATCGGTGCTTTGGTACACTTTCAATAGCGAAACTGCGATTACGGAAAGTAAGAGTATGACGATGGGCAAAAACCGGATGGCGCTTGAGAGTGTTGCGGTTACTGGGTCGAAGAACATGAGAATGGTCGTGGTCAGTGCTGGTGGCAGAATCACAACACCCACGAACAGGGCGAGGTGCTTGTCGAAAAAGGCACTCGCGGTGCAAGAGATAAAATAAGCGAGCAGCAGCATGATGACAATGGCGTACACCAGTGTATTCAGCAGCCGGAATATCCAACGGTACATGCAAAAGAACGGGACTGCTTCTCGAACTTGCGAATTGAAGGTGATGTCAATGTCATCTTTTTTATAGAACTTGTTTATGCAAGTCCCGATGTTGCCAGAGCTGCCGCATAGATTGGCGGCATCCATGTCTGTAAAGAAAGGGGCGATTCCCATTCCGTAGTATGTGTCGTTGTAGTAAGAGATGTCGTCGCTCAGTTGGTCCCATTGAATTCTATTTAACCAGATTACGGGGGCGAGCGCTTTCCGGACAATATGACGGTCATCTCCTTTGAGACGTAGGCTTAAATCGTTATGGAGTAGTCGGTTGCTGCGAGAAAAGGGCTCTTCGTTTATCACTAATAGCCGGTTTGATAGACTATCAATGATTTCTTCTATTGGTGGCTTCACCCCGTTTACGCTTTCGGGCTCGGTGATGATTTTACGGAAGTTTTTATAGGTGTAAATTCCTCTGGAAATGTCGGTTGTGATGGAATCGTTGCGAAAACTATAAATGTCTTTGGAGAGTTCTATACGGTCTGCCATCATGTTCAATTGTGCGTCGAGATTTTTTGCACGCATCCTCTTATGCAGATTTTTGAAAAATTCGTTGAAGATTGCCGTTGATGCCGAATCGGTGGGATAGTTCTTGAAATAGAGGGTGACGCCGTCACCGCGGAATCCGTTGTCGTCGCCGGAGAAACTCAGGTGGTTCACGATGCGCTGGAATAAGGAATTATTTTTTTCGCTCACCAATGAGTCGATTTCATTGGAGAGGGTGCTGAAGAATGTTGCAAGTTGTTCAGGGGTCTTGTATGTTGACCAGTTGGATTTCGTTACAATCCAATCCATTTTGACATAATGCCTGTGTGCCGTGGCCACGAAATTGGAAAAACCTTTTTTGTTTAGGTAGGCGAGCGCGGGCATGCCCGAGGGCATGTGGAGTAGCCCTTCTGCGTCGGCGTATAAACTGAAAAAAGAAATCCGGGTTAATGCGCTGAAATCAATCCACTTGGTGGTATCTCCGGCTAGCCAGTAGGGGTATATGCCGATAACTTCTCCGTTAAGTTGATCTTGGAGGCTGCATCCGCAACCATTGTCATTCCATACAATTGGCTTGCTGTCGTCAAATGCGATTTCGATTTGCATCGCCTTGTTTACAGAACGTTCCTGCATCTTCATATAGAGGGTATCGAGTAGTGTGAATGCTCGGTACCATCGTTCGTCGCTGCAACTGTGCCCTTGATACCATTTTAAGATTTTGATGCGCTCGTCGGGTGTTAGTTTGCGTGGTTCGTTTCTTTTTGCGCCAGATTTGCCGGCCTTGTTCTGTTGCTCCTGTTCCTGCATTGGAAGCTTTTGCTTGATGAGATCGTAAAAAGCATCAATTTCTTTATTGCCCCAAACGACGGAATCAAATAAATCAATAGCATTTGCGGTGTCTATGCAAATTCCAAGGGAGAGCGCCAAAAGTGATACTGCATAGTGGCGAGCGGGTAGAGAATCGATGAACCGAATGCCTTGCAAACTTGTTAGTAAATTGAGTGTTGGCGTAGAAAATGAATCGTCATTGATGTCTTGGACTATTTTTTGTTTGAGTTTGCTCATCCCAATTGAGTCAATCCAAATTTTCTCAATTAGCGAATCTCCCCAAACTGAAGATCTCTTCATTTCGATGACGGCCGCATCGCCGGAAATAAAGTTGTTGATTGTTCTTGAGAACTGCGGATAATCATGGATGTCGTTTGCAACCAAAGCGAGTAGTTCTTCACGGGTGTTGCTTCTCCAGTCAATGTATTTGTTGAGGATTTCAAAGATTTCCGTGGTGTCGTTCTTTTTGCTTTCTTCTACGTATTTTACAATGTTATCGGCAGTGACCTCGTAAGTACAGAGCTCACATATTTCCGCATGAGCGGCGACAGCAAATACGACGGCTAAACTACGCACAAGATTTCGGATAATGCGCATCATAATGCTTTTCCTTCTTTTTGAAGTTCTTTGGATATACCTTGTATCAAATCTAGTCTGGTTATCTTTTTTCGTTTGTCTATAATTGCGGACAGTGCTGCGTAGCGTGCGACGTTGGTGAGCGCACCACCGGCCAGTTCGTATTTTTCTGCGAAATATTCAAAATTCTCTTCGCGATTTTCTACGTCGGTCTTTTCGAAGATGTTTTTCCACAAAATAAGGCGTTCTTCTGGCTCGGGCATGGGGAAATAGACCGCACTCTGGAAGCGGCGTGAAAAGGCTTCGTCGATATTTGACTTGAGGTTACTTGCCAAGATGACGATGCCCGGGAAATCTTCTACGCGTTGCAACAGGTAAGAGATTTCTTGGTTGGCGGCACGGTCGTTGGAATTGCTGGTTTGCGTCCTTGCGCCAAAGAGGGAATCGGCCTCGTCAAAGAAGAGTATCCAGTTACGGCTTTCGGCCTGGTCAAAAATGCCGGAGAGGTTTTTCTCGGTCTCGCCGATGTATTTGGAAATTACCTGCGAAAGGTCTACGCGGTAAACGTCCATGTTCATTTTTTTGCCGATGAGAGTCGCTGTCAATGTCTTGCCTGTGCCGGGCGGGCCATAAAAGAGGACGCGGTAACCGCTCTTGAGGTTTTTGCGCAACCCGAACCCGTCCAGAACTTCTTCGGAGTGGCCAATCCAGGTAACGAGCTGGTCGATTTCTTGCCTTGTTGTTTCGGCAAGGACAAGGTCTTCCCATTCTAAACGGGAGGTGATGAGCTTTGCCGGAAAGTGCATGCTGTAATCGGGCTTGTTTTGCACGCCGGTAGTGAAGTATTCCAAGTATTCCGAAGAAATGCGGAGTGCCGCAGAATTTTTGGGCTCGCCAGGTTCGCCGTATTCAAGTTGTAGGATCCGCTTCAAGACGAGTTTATGGTCGCTGTCGAAAATCCGCATGGCCTCCATGCGGCGCGAAAGGTCGTTGCCGGCGAGCAAGAAGAGCGCTGTTTCGCAGGTGGGCAAAAATCCTGAGTGGCTTTTCCCGTGCCACCCGCCGAATTCCGTGTAAGGCCTGCCGAGCAGTTTGTTGTTCAAGAAGAACGAATCGAGCGCTTGTGGGCAAAGGTGCGGGAGCAGTGCGAGCGTGAGCACTAGCCGCTCGTCAAAACCGAGCTGCATTTCGGTGACGATTTTCCCGTAGGGCGATTTTGAGGTGAGTTCTGGAGGTGTGCACTGCTGTATATCCAGCATTTTGCGTTCATCGTTGTCGGCGCAAAAATACTGCTCAAAACGCAGGTCTATGACCTCGCGGCACCAGTCGATTTCGTTCTTGAGCGATTCTTCCATTTTCACCTCTAGCGCCACTTCACATGCAAGGGAGTCTTCATCCAGGATAGTTTTACGGTAGAGTATCCCCACGGCAGCTTGTCGAGCAGCATGTCGTATGTGGAACTTTCAACCGAGAGTTCTTGCCCTTCTTCGCCATTTTCCAAGATTCCCCGGCGAATCAGGAAAGAGGCTCGCAAGCCGTCGGCAGATGTGTGCCCAAGAGCGCCCCAGTTCGCGATAACCCCTTGGAGCAGGCTGTCTGCCAGTGCCTTCAGTTCGTCTGAAATCGGGGGCAGTTCCGTGAGCTTTTCTCCGGCATCGAATCCGCAGATTAGTTGTGCTATCGACTTTTCGGCCTTGGGCGGTTCGTAGCTACCGCAAACCGTGTAGTTCAGGAGCGCAACGGCCATTTTTTTGCTCCCGTCGTCGATGAATTTGCCTGCTTTTATGCACCCTGCCTTTTCGAGGAGCATCGGTATGTACGGAGTGAGCAGCACGATGCCGCTGTCCCCTGCGTGCGGCTGGCGCGGCGCAGGAGCGGTCGGTTTCTTTTGCCCGAGCGATTTCAATTTTTCAAAAACGCTACATGCGATTTGCCGGATGTCGAGCCCCGGATTTTGTGCTTGGACTCGTTTCAAGATGACTTCGGCAACGCGCAATGGGTCAAATTTTTCGTCGGCATGTTCCAGGCACCATTCGGCGATGCAGTTGTTGATGAGCTTTTCGAGCATCGTTGATTTTTCAAGAGTAAGGCGCTGGCCGCAGGAATCTTGCAAGATTTTTGCGACAGGGATACACTGCCTTTTGAGCAGGTCCATTTTGACTTGCTTCTTGAATTCTTCGGGCAATTTCTGGAGAATGTGGCCGAGCGGGTCTTGTGCAGAGATTGTCCCAAGGTCTATAGAAAGTTTGTCTAAAATTATATCTTCGCCTTCGGGGGCAAGCGAATCGAGGATGCTGTCCAGAGTTTCCATCAAGCCGTTTCGTGCGAAATCGTAAAGACGGCTCTCGATGTCGTTCGCCTGTTCGGGGTTGGCGCAGGTCAGGTCCAGAGTCATGTCGCCGATGCGGTTACATTCAATCATAGCCATAATGCCTCCGAAACGTAGTCTTCATGTCCATCGAGCCATTTCTTTGCCGTGTCCGTTCTTTCGGCGCTCCTGTAAAATTCTTCGGACATTTCCGAAGTCACCCAGTAAAAGATGGGGACCAGATGGGCGGGCAGTTCGTCACGGATAAAGCGCTCTATTCCTGCCCGCTTTTTTTGTGTATTGGTGTATGGTGTTTCGTTCGACCAGACAACGTATATTTTGCCGAATCCGTTTTCGAGATAGATGCCGTCCAGTGCGTGCATGTGTATGGAGGATTCCTTGCTAGACAATGGGATGCCAAGCATCGTCTCTATTCGGGGTTTCCACCAGATGCCGCAGCGATGGAGGTGGAGTTCGGGCAAGTGTCGCAGGTAACGTACTTTGGCGCGGAGTAAATTCCGGTATGTGGTGGTTGCATCCATGACTATTTCGCTGTCCGTATTGTCGTTTTCCCGCAACAACAGGAATAGTTCTTCTGGGAATTTGACTCCGTACATGGCGAGCATCTGGTTCAAGATTTGGTTGTAGTGCTCAAGATCGGTCTTGAGGGAATATACCGAGAATATGTCGGCAAAGTCTTGCATTGCTTGCAAGAAAATCAAGAAGATATGCTCTATCGGTTCCAGATATTTTTTGAGCTCGTCGGCGTTTTTGCTGTAACGGTAAATTGAAGGGAACTGCTCAATTAGGGGTGTAAAATCCATAAAGTTGCATGGATTGCCCTTCGGCAAACTTAGCGAAGTATTTTCGCGAATTTCGAATAACGTTTTGTGTTGGTGGTGTATCGGTTCAGTCTTGCCTTCGCTAATGGTAATGTTGCTGACTTTCTCGCCAAGGCAACGCCAGTTGCTCCAGAGAGTCGAGAATTTTTCTGCAAGAGAATCGCTGGATTCTGTGGATGATTCTGCCGGCCAAAGGCGAACTGAATAGATTCCTGGAGATTCTACATGGAACAGGACTCGCTCACAGTCAAGTTTGGTTTTGAAAAAGTGCTCGTAATCGTGGCGTGTTACGGGGAATTGCCGCATGATTTGTTCGCGGCTGTAAAGCGCTTCGCGGCTATAGTCTATTTTGCCGTCTGCTTGCGCAAGGAATGTTTCGATGTCAAATCCAGTTTTGTAACCCAAATCGGTCAGGGCGAAGACTATCTGCTCCAGGATAGTGATGCCCGGATCGTGCGGGTTGTAATCGGTCCAAACGTTTCCGCACAGTTTTTGGATATAACGGATGCCTTCGAGGCGAAGCGTCTCGTAGTCAAGCTCCTGTGGCTCCGTAATTTTTTTAAGCTGCTTAATCAAGGGCCGTTACCATGAAGTTATCGTACCAGAGTTTTGTCAGGCGGTAGCGTATGTAAGAACCGTCTTTATAAGCGCAGTGAACGCGCAGTTGTAACTTGAAGCTGTATTTTTTGCTTCCC
Proteins encoded in this region:
- a CDS encoding ATP-binding protein, with product MEESLKNEIDWCREVIDLRFEQYFCADNDERKMLDIQQCTPPELTSKSPYGKIVTEMQLGFDERLVLTLALLPHLCPQALDSFFLNNKLLGRPYTEFGGWHGKSHSGFLPTCETALFLLAGNDLSRRMEAMRIFDSDHKLVLKRILQLEYGEPGEPKNSAALRISSEYLEYFTTGVQNKPDYSMHFPAKLITSRLEWEDLVLAETTRQEIDQLVTWIGHSEEVLDGFGLRKNLKSGYRVLFYGPPGTGKTLTATLIGKKMNMDVYRVDLSQVISKYIGETEKNLSGIFDQAESRNWILFFDEADSLFGARTQTSNSNDRAANQEISYLLQRVEDFPGIVILASNLKSNIDEAFSRRFQSAVYFPMPEPEERLILWKNIFEKTDVENREENFEYFAEKYELAGGALTNVARYAALSAIIDKRKKITRLDLIQGISKELQKEGKAL
- a CDS encoding contractile injection system tape measure protein; the protein is MAMIECNRIGDMTLDLTCANPEQANDIESRLYDFARNGLMETLDSILDSLAPEGEDIILDKLSIDLGTISAQDPLGHILQKLPEEFKKQVKMDLLKRQCIPVAKILQDSCGQRLTLEKSTMLEKLINNCIAEWCLEHADEKFDPLRVAEVILKRVQAQNPGLDIRQIACSVFEKLKSLGQKKPTAPAPRQPHAGDSGIVLLTPYIPMLLEKAGCIKAGKFIDDGSKKMAVALLNYTVCGSYEPPKAEKSIAQLICGFDAGEKLTELPPISDELKALADSLLQGVIANWGALGHTSADGLRASFLIRRGILENGEEGQELSVESSTYDMLLDKLPWGYSTVKLSWMKTPLHVKWR